One window of the Halarcobacter mediterraneus genome contains the following:
- a CDS encoding multidrug resistance efflux transporter family protein, whose protein sequence is MNQIKTFFKKYENSPTYLLIIGLIAALFFSATFLINRAISLDGGHWYWSASLRFLFTIIFISIGFIFFKGFSYFKLVMNEYIKNFKFWSIAGSIGFGFFYSLICYASYYSPAWIIATTFQFTILASLFVLSFFGKKLSKKIWAITLMIFIGVTLVNISHFNINNLELLLLGFLPVLIAAFSFPIGNQMVWEEKERRKNNNEDISIIKNSFVKIFLLTLGSLPLWIVLFFITDSQIPSKEQYINVALITIFSGIIATSLFLYARSLCNTPHKLVLVDSTQSGDVFFSLLGELILLNVALPNTIGIFGIIITVVGLLFLIRLK, encoded by the coding sequence TTGAATCAAATCAAAACATTTTTTAAAAAATATGAAAATAGTCCCACTTATTTACTTATAATTGGACTTATTGCTGCACTTTTTTTCTCTGCTACCTTTCTAATAAATAGAGCAATATCTCTTGATGGTGGGCATTGGTATTGGTCTGCATCCTTACGTTTTTTATTTACTATAATTTTTATATCAATTGGATTTATTTTTTTTAAAGGTTTCTCATATTTTAAATTAGTAATGAATGAATATATAAAAAACTTTAAATTCTGGAGTATAGCAGGAAGCATAGGGTTTGGTTTCTTCTATTCTTTAATTTGTTATGCTTCATATTATTCTCCAGCTTGGATTATTGCTACTACATTTCAATTTACAATTCTAGCCTCATTGTTTGTTCTTTCATTTTTTGGTAAAAAACTATCAAAGAAAATTTGGGCAATAACATTAATGATTTTTATCGGTGTAACCCTTGTAAATATAAGTCATTTTAATATTAATAATCTTGAGCTTTTACTCCTTGGTTTTTTACCAGTTTTAATTGCTGCATTTTCATTTCCTATTGGAAATCAAATGGTTTGGGAAGAGAAAGAAAGAAGAAAAAATAATAATGAAGATATTTCAATAATAAAAAATAGTTTTGTAAAAATCTTTTTACTTACACTAGGAAGTTTACCTTTATGGATAGTTTTATTCTTTATTACTGATTCACAAATACCTAGTAAAGAACAATATATAAATGTTGCTTTAATTACAATATTTTCTGGAATTATTGCAACTTCACTTTTTTTATATGCCCGCTCTTTATGTAATACACCCCACAAGTTAGTACTTGTAGACTCTACTCAATCAGGAGATGTTTTCTTTTCTTTATTAGGAGAATTAATATTATTAAATGTTGCACTTCCTAATACAATAGGAATATTTGGAATAATAATAACCGTTGTAGGTCTATTATTTTTAATAAGACTAAAATAA
- a CDS encoding MBL fold metallo-hydrolase, which produces MAYYSSYGAAQGVTGSCHLLEVGYLKILVDCGLFQGRDEELNIEEFEFDPSEIDYVIITHAHLDHIGRLPLLVKEGFNKKIISTRATYEIAKLMLANAAGIIQESKNPIYNENDVEPTLRCFGTFLEYNESMQLSEDIKISFKNAGHILGSASLKIEYKEDGMDKSAIFSGDLGQDSRIITSSVQAWEKGNYIFLESTYGDRLHDDLNISINSFKENILKTINNGGVVLLPSFALERTQELLYLLKQMSEEGLLSNIPVYLDAPLATNVTKVFKKFPYLMNDEIKTVFEEGNDPFSFKELKVTLLKEESIRINEVAGPKIIIAGSGMCEGGRIKYHLVRYLQDPRNKVIFVGFQVPGTLGRKISDSANETIKIDDTHIKVKADIEVINGFSAHADQGDLINFVKDLKDVFCIYLIHGDEQRLKIFKEKINDELESKVHIVKKKERIYI; this is translated from the coding sequence ATGGCTTATTATTCGTCTTATGGTGCAGCTCAAGGAGTAACAGGTTCTTGTCATCTTCTTGAAGTAGGTTATTTAAAGATTTTAGTTGATTGTGGTCTCTTTCAAGGAAGAGATGAAGAGTTAAATATTGAAGAGTTTGAGTTTGACCCTAGTGAAATTGATTATGTTATTATCACTCATGCTCATTTAGATCATATTGGAAGATTACCTTTATTAGTTAAAGAAGGCTTTAATAAAAAAATCATCTCTACAAGAGCTACTTATGAAATAGCAAAATTAATGTTGGCAAATGCAGCTGGAATTATTCAAGAGAGTAAAAACCCAATTTATAATGAAAATGATGTGGAACCAACTTTACGATGTTTTGGAACTTTTTTAGAATATAATGAAAGTATGCAATTATCAGAAGACATAAAAATCTCATTTAAAAATGCAGGACATATTTTAGGTTCGGCGAGTTTAAAAATTGAATATAAAGAAGATGGTATGGATAAAAGTGCTATTTTTTCTGGAGATTTAGGTCAAGATTCAAGAATTATTACTTCTTCTGTTCAAGCTTGGGAAAAGGGTAATTATATTTTTCTAGAGTCTACGTATGGTGATAGGCTACATGATGACTTAAATATTTCAATTAATAGTTTTAAAGAGAATATTTTAAAAACTATAAATAATGGCGGCGTTGTTTTATTACCTTCTTTTGCTTTAGAAAGAACTCAAGAATTATTGTATTTATTAAAACAAATGAGTGAAGAAGGTTTATTGTCAAATATCCCAGTTTATTTAGATGCTCCTTTAGCTACTAATGTTACAAAAGTATTTAAGAAGTTTCCTTATTTAATGAATGATGAAATAAAAACAGTCTTTGAAGAAGGGAATGACCCCTTTTCTTTTAAAGAATTAAAAGTAACTTTATTAAAAGAAGAATCAATACGTATCAATGAAGTAGCAGGTCCTAAAATTATTATTGCTGGGTCTGGTATGTGTGAAGGTGGTAGAATAAAATACCATTTAGTTAGATATTTACAAGATCCTAGAAATAAAGTAATATTTGTAGGCTTTCAAGTTCCAGGAACACTTGGAAGAAAAATATCAGATAGTGCAAATGAAACAATAAAAATAGATGATACCCATATAAAAGTAAAAGCAGATATAGAAGTTATTAATGGTTTTTCAGCCCATGCAGACCAAGGGGATTTAATTAATTTTGTGAAAGATTTAAAAGATGTATTTTGTATCTATTTAATTCATGGAGATGAGCAAAGGTTGAAAATTTTTAAAGAAAAAATTAATGATGAATTAGAAAGTAAAGTACATATTGTAAAAAAGAAAGAAAGAATATATATTTAA
- the sucC gene encoding ADP-forming succinate--CoA ligase subunit beta, which translates to MNLHEYQAKNLYRKYDIPTTKGKLLTHPSQLDDILRKIGTNKWVIKAQVHAGGRGKAGGVVLVDSKAQANEEVRRLLGSRLVTKQTTKEGQPINSIYIEEPCDVVQQIYLAFIVDRTTQRVMIITSSEGGVEIEEVADKTPEKILRNPINPVVGIMPAQCRQICDDLGLDKTLSAQMIDILQKMYKMFIKNDLSLVEVNPLVVTKQGYLMCLDGKIQVDNSALYRQAKINEIRDESQEDARELKAEKLDLNYVSLDGNIGCMVNGAGLAMATMDLIKTHGANPANFLDVGGSVNEKRVIEAFEIILSDEKVNGILVNIFGGIVRCDIIASGIISAVEKMNINIPIVVRLEGTNAKEGLELIKNSNVTVYEEANLDKAAEKIIELTQGKK; encoded by the coding sequence ATGAATCTTCATGAATATCAAGCAAAAAATTTATATAGAAAATATGATATTCCTACAACTAAAGGTAAGCTACTTACTCACCCTTCTCAATTAGATGATATTCTAAGAAAAATTGGTACTAACAAATGGGTTATAAAGGCTCAAGTACATGCAGGAGGAAGGGGAAAAGCTGGAGGAGTTGTTTTAGTAGACTCAAAAGCTCAAGCAAATGAAGAAGTAAGAAGACTTTTAGGAAGTAGATTAGTAACAAAACAAACTACAAAAGAAGGTCAACCTATAAACTCTATTTATATTGAAGAACCTTGTGATGTTGTTCAACAAATTTATTTAGCATTTATTGTAGATAGAACTACTCAAAGAGTTATGATTATCACATCAAGTGAAGGTGGTGTAGAAATTGAGGAAGTTGCAGATAAAACTCCTGAAAAAATTTTAAGAAACCCTATTAACCCTGTTGTAGGTATTATGCCTGCACAGTGTAGGCAAATTTGTGATGATTTAGGTTTAGATAAAACTTTAAGTGCTCAAATGATTGATATTCTACAAAAAATGTATAAAATGTTCATAAAAAATGATTTATCTTTAGTAGAGGTAAATCCCCTTGTTGTAACAAAGCAAGGTTATTTAATGTGTCTTGATGGAAAAATCCAAGTAGATAATTCAGCTCTTTATAGACAAGCCAAAATAAATGAAATAAGAGATGAATCACAAGAAGATGCAAGGGAATTGAAAGCAGAAAAATTAGACTTAAATTATGTAAGTTTAGATGGAAATATAGGTTGTATGGTAAATGGGGCAGGTCTTGCCATGGCTACCATGGATTTAATTAAAACGCATGGAGCAAATCCTGCAAACTTCTTAGATGTTGGTGGAAGTGTAAATGAAAAAAGAGTTATTGAAGCTTTTGAAATAATCCTTTCAGATGAAAAAGTAAATGGAATTTTAGTAAATATTTTTGGTGGTATTGTAAGATGTGATATTATTGCTTCAGGTATTATTTCAGCCGTTGAGAAAATGAATATTAATATACCAATTGTAGTGCGACTTGAAGGAACAAATGCTAAAGAAGGTTTAGAATTAATTAAAAATTCAAATGTAACAGTTTATGAAGAAGCAAACCTAGACAAAGCAGCAGAAAAAATTATTGAATTAACACAAGGGAAAAAGTAA
- the sucD gene encoding succinate--CoA ligase subunit alpha, whose amino-acid sequence MAILIDKNTKVLVQGLTGAQASFHTQRAIEYGTTVVSGVVPGKRGQKHLDLPIYNTVECAKRLTGANASIIYVPAPFCKDAIIEASENGIETIVCITEGIPTIDMLDVKAAIDLNGSTLIGPNCPGIITPGQCKMGIMPESIHMSGSVGIISRSGTLTYEAVNQSTLAGFGQSTCVGIGGDAVPGSDFIDILQRFENDPDTKAIVMIGEIGGAKEEAAAEFIKSNITKPVVSYIAGVTAPKGKRMGHAGAIIDGSKGTADEKYAALQRAGVTTVKTITAIGEALKAVHP is encoded by the coding sequence ATGGCAATTTTAATTGATAAAAATACAAAAGTGCTAGTTCAAGGTTTAACAGGAGCACAAGCAAGCTTCCATACACAAAGAGCTATAGAATATGGAACAACTGTTGTAAGTGGTGTAGTTCCAGGTAAGCGAGGTCAAAAACACTTAGACTTACCAATTTATAATACAGTAGAATGTGCTAAAAGATTAACTGGAGCAAATGCTTCAATCATTTATGTTCCAGCTCCATTTTGTAAAGATGCAATTATTGAAGCTAGTGAAAATGGTATTGAAACAATTGTATGTATCACAGAAGGTATTCCAACAATTGATATGTTAGATGTTAAAGCAGCTATTGATTTAAATGGTTCTACGCTTATTGGACCAAACTGCCCAGGAATAATAACACCAGGTCAATGTAAAATGGGAATTATGCCAGAATCTATTCATATGTCAGGAAGTGTTGGTATTATCTCAAGATCAGGAACACTAACTTATGAAGCAGTAAATCAATCAACTTTAGCTGGTTTTGGACAAAGTACTTGTGTAGGAATAGGTGGAGATGCTGTTCCAGGAAGTGACTTTATTGATATCTTACAAAGATTTGAGAATGATCCAGATACAAAAGCTATTGTAATGATTGGTGAAATTGGTGGGGCAAAAGAAGAAGCTGCTGCTGAATTTATTAAATCAAATATTACAAAACCTGTGGTTTCTTATATTGCAGGAGTAACTGCACCAAAAGGTAAAAGAATGGGACATGCAGGAGCAATTATTGATGGAAGCAAAGGAACTGCTGATGAAAAATATGCAGCACTTCAAAGAGCTGGTGTGACTACAGTTAAAACTATAACTGCTATAGGTGAAGCCCTAAAGGCTGTTCACCCATAA
- a CDS encoding phytanoyl-CoA dioxygenase family protein codes for MKLTQEQLQQFQKDGFLILKNFANPKLCDEILEKAKKHLIKKQAPIETEQEYMSLNEDKITVRRLRQVYDREEIFQEWMTDKEIRPILKQILNDTPVLTLAHHNSIMTKLPHESTRTYWHQDRRYWHFENDDLVSVWLALGDEYLENGLLEFIPETHKINFTKACFDDADNFLDENEENKKIIEKRTHQNLEKGDIVLFHCKTLHHASKNTTDEAKISFVYTVRAKSNKPLKNTRSDFKEIVLD; via the coding sequence ATGAAATTAACGCAAGAACAACTACAACAATTCCAAAAGGATGGTTTTTTAATTCTTAAAAATTTTGCTAATCCTAAACTATGTGATGAAATATTAGAAAAAGCAAAAAAACATCTAATAAAAAAACAAGCTCCAATAGAAACAGAACAAGAATATATGAGTCTAAATGAAGATAAAATTACAGTTAGAAGATTAAGACAAGTATATGATAGAGAAGAAATTTTCCAAGAGTGGATGACAGATAAGGAAATAAGACCAATTTTAAAACAAATCTTAAATGATACTCCTGTTTTAACTTTAGCACATCACAACTCAATAATGACTAAACTTCCCCATGAAAGTACAAGAACTTATTGGCATCAAGATAGAAGATATTGGCATTTTGAAAATGATGATTTAGTATCAGTTTGGTTAGCTTTAGGAGATGAATATTTAGAAAATGGTCTTTTAGAATTTATTCCTGAAACACATAAAATAAACTTTACAAAAGCCTGTTTTGATGATGCTGATAATTTTTTAGATGAAAATGAAGAAAATAAAAAAATCATAGAAAAAAGAACTCACCAAAATCTAGAAAAAGGTGACATTGTATTATTTCACTGTAAAACACTTCACCATGCAAGTAAAAATACTACAGATGAAGCAAAAATATCTTTTGTATATACTGTACGTGCAAAAAGTAATAAACCACTTAAAAATACAAGAAGTGATTTTAAGGAAATAGTTCTTGACTAA
- a CDS encoding aldehyde dehydrogenase family protein, whose product MKTIEVKSPYDDSVVGEVPFTSIEGVEKAIDIAHERFLDVDNWIPKFKRVEILEKLMEIMSSQVEELTILCASEGGKPYIDSKVEVQRAINGVKIAIEQIGLQEGHEIAMGHTASSANRMAYTMKEPIGVVAAISAFNHPFNLAIHQVIPALAVGCPVIIRPATQTPMSAVRLIELLKEAGLPDGWAQAVVCDRQGGELLVTSPKTAFFTFIGSGPVGWYLNSKSSPGTRSALEHGGVAPVIVEPDADIDAMIPDLGKGGFYHAGQVCVSVQRVYVHESIVDDVASRLTDYASKLVVGNQLDPKTEVGPLINNAEVDRVEEWVNEAVTKGGKILTGGKRISNSCYEPTVILNPSDDAIVSQKEVFGPVVIIYSYKDINEAISRANSLDVSFQAAVFTKNIDTALKSVKKLNGTTIMVNDHTAFRVDWMPFGGAKTSGLGLGGIPDSMNEMQNQKMMVIKSPEL is encoded by the coding sequence ATGAAAACAATAGAAGTAAAATCACCATATGATGATAGCGTAGTTGGAGAAGTTCCATTTACAAGTATTGAAGGTGTTGAAAAAGCAATTGATATTGCACATGAAAGATTTTTAGATGTTGATAACTGGATTCCTAAGTTTAAAAGAGTTGAAATCTTAGAAAAGCTTATGGAAATTATGTCTTCTCAAGTTGAAGAACTTACTATTCTTTGTGCTAGTGAAGGTGGTAAACCTTACATTGATTCTAAAGTTGAAGTTCAAAGAGCTATCAATGGTGTTAAGATTGCTATTGAGCAAATTGGTTTACAAGAAGGTCATGAAATTGCTATGGGTCATACTGCTTCATCTGCAAACAGAATGGCTTATACTATGAAAGAACCTATTGGGGTTGTTGCTGCTATCTCTGCATTTAACCATCCTTTTAACTTAGCTATTCACCAAGTGATCCCTGCTCTTGCTGTTGGTTGTCCTGTTATTATTAGACCTGCTACTCAAACTCCTATGTCTGCTGTTAGACTTATCGAGTTACTTAAAGAAGCTGGTCTTCCTGATGGTTGGGCTCAAGCTGTTGTTTGTGATAGACAAGGTGGAGAGTTATTAGTTACATCTCCTAAGACTGCTTTCTTTACTTTTATTGGTTCTGGTCCTGTTGGTTGGTATCTTAATTCTAAATCATCTCCTGGTACTAGATCTGCTTTAGAGCATGGTGGAGTTGCTCCTGTTATTGTTGAGCCTGATGCTGACATTGATGCTATGATCCCTGATTTAGGTAAAGGTGGTTTTTATCATGCTGGGCAAGTTTGTGTTTCTGTTCAGAGAGTTTATGTTCATGAATCTATTGTTGATGATGTTGCTTCTAGATTAACTGACTATGCTTCTAAGCTTGTTGTTGGTAACCAATTAGATCCTAAAACTGAAGTTGGTCCACTTATTAACAATGCTGAAGTTGACAGAGTTGAAGAGTGGGTTAATGAGGCTGTTACTAAAGGTGGTAAAATTTTAACTGGTGGTAAGAGAATCTCTAATTCTTGTTATGAGCCTACTGTTATTTTAAATCCTTCTGATGACGCTATTGTTTCTCAGAAAGAGGTATTTGGTCCTGTTGTTATTATTTATTCATACAAAGACATTAATGAGGCTATTTCTAGAGCTAATTCTTTAGATGTTTCTTTCCAAGCTGCTGTATTCACTAAGAACATTGACACTGCTTTAAAATCTGTTAAGAAATTAAATGGTACTACTATTATGGTTAATGATCATACTGCATTTAGAGTTGACTGGATGCCGTTTGGTGGTGCTAAAACTTCTGGTTTAGGTTTAGGTGGTATCCCTGATTCTATGAATGAAATGCAAAATCAAAAAATGATGGTTATTAAATCTCCTGAGTTATAA